The genomic region CACAGTTGGCCCTTTTCAACGAAGCGGAAAGTGTCGCCATGCCGGTCACCGACGAGACTGGTGAAGAGGAAGTCGTTACTCCAGCCACACGCCGTGGCAAGCGCAAGCCGTTACCTGCCGATCTGCCGCGCGTCGAAGTCGTCCACGAACTGCCCGAGCATGAACTGACCTGTGCCTGCGGTTGCCGCAAGCACAGCATCGGCGAAGAAGTCAGCGAACAGCTGGAGATCGTGCCGATGCAGATCCGCGTGATCAAACACATCCGCAAGGTTTACGCTTGCCGCGACTGCGAAGCTGCACCGGTCACCGCTGACAAACCGGCACAGCTGATCGAAAAAAGCCTGGCCAGCCCCAGCGTGTTGGCGATGCTGCTGACCACCAAATACGTCGACGGCTTGCCGCTGCACCGGTTCGAAAAAGTCCTGGGCCGTCACGGTGTCGATATCCCGCGGCACACCCTGGCGCGCTGGGTTATCCAGTGCGGTGAGCACCTGCAACCGCTGCTCAACCTGATGCGCGATCGGTTGCTGGCAAGCCCTGTCATCCACTGCGATGAAACGCGGGTGCAGGTGCTGAAAGAACCTGATCGAGACCCGACTAGCCAATCCTGGATGTGGGTGCAAACCGGTGGACCGCCAGATAAACCGGTGATCCTGTTTGACTACTCGACCAGCCGAGCGCAGGAGGTGCCGTCGCGCCTGCTCGAAGGTTATCGCGGCTACCTGATGAGCGATGACTACGCCGGGTATAACGCTTTGGGTGCGCAACCGGGTGTCGAGCGTTTGGGCTGCTGGGCCCATGCACGGCGCAAGTTCGTCGAGGCGCAAAAAGTACAACCCAAAGGCAAGACCGGTCGGGCCGATATCGCGCTGAACCTGATCAACCAGCTGTACAGCATCGAACGCGACCTCAAAGAGGTCGGTGATGACCAGCGACTGGCTGGTCGTCAGCAACACAGCCTGCCAGTACTGGAGCAACTCAAAAGCTGGCTGGAGAAAACCCAGCCGCAGGTCACCGCGCACAATGCCTTGGGCAAAGCGGTCAACTACTTGGCCAGCAACTGGAGCAAGCTCGAACGCTACGTCGAAGCCGGACATCTGCCCATCGATAATAACGCCGCCGAGCGCGCCATCCGGCCCTTCGTCATCGGCCGCAAGAACTGGTTGTTCAGTGACACCCCCAGGGGTGCGACCGCCAGCGCCCAACTCTACAGCCTGGTGGAAACCGCCAAAGCCAACGGCCAAGAGCCTTATACGTGGCTGCGCCACGTACTCGAGCGCTTGCCACAGGCCACCTCGGTAGAGCATTACGAAACCTTACTCCCGTGGAACTGCACGCCAGAAATGCCACGGTAAATAGAAAGCCCATCCCTTAAAAGGTGGGGTTTATGGATCGCTTACGCTTAAGGTGCCAGTCCATGCGATAAATTGCATGCAATAAAAAGCCACCTTCCGGTGGCTTTTTCATATCGGCTGACAGGTCAGTCGCCGCGGTATTCGCAGCCGCTGGTACAGGTCTCATGTATGCGGACACGCGAGAGCTCTGGTAGCAAGGGCTTGAGCTGTTGCCAAATCCACTTGGAGAGGACTTCGCTGGTGGGGTTTTCCAGGCCGGGGATATCGTTCAGGTAGTTGTGGTCAAGCTGCTCGTAAAGCGGCTTGAAGATCGCTTTGATCTCGGAGAAGTCACGAATCCAGCCGGTATAGGGATCGACTTCGCCCTCAATGTAAATGGCTACACGAAACGAATGGCCGTGTAGGCGGCCACATTTATGGCCTTCCGGCACATGGGGGAGGCGATGAGCCGCTTCGAACATGAATTCTTTAAACAGTTCCACGGTGTTGCGCTCTGCAAAGGTACGAAAAATAGGAGGCAAGTTTAACAGTTCTACCGCGGCTTTACCCGCTGCAGAGCTGTCCTTGAAGTCAGCAAGGAGGAAGGGGGGTCTGGTTGGCCGCGGCCAGCGAGTTACTTGAGCGCTAACCGCCTGGCGAGCCGGTTCAGATTCGCGCGATCCAGCCCCAGTTCGCGGGCTGCAGCGGCCCAGCTGCCTTGGTGGCGCGCTAGGCAATCGCTAATTAAGAGACGCTGATAATTGTCTAGCGCTTGGCGCAGGTCGCCCGTGTCTAGCTGGCTTGGAGTCTGGTGCTGTTCAGTTATGACCTCGGCGCTCGTTTGGATGCTCTGCGGCAGCTCTAGGTCGATTGCATGAAGACTGAGGATTCGTGGGCGTTCGGGGCACGCTGCTAATGCCTTGAGGGAGGCTCGGCCGATCAAATGTTCAAGCTCGCGTACGTTCCCTGGCCACTGGTAGCCTACTAGGGCTGCCAGTGCGTCTGGCGCTAGGCGAAGGCTGCGCAGGCCCAGACGTGGACGGTTCTCTTCGAGAAAATAGCCCGCTAGTAAAATAACGTCGCGCCCACGCTCGCGCAGCGGTGGGACTCGAAGCGGATAAACGCTGAGTCGGTGATAGAGATCGGCGCGGAAGCGCCCGACTCTTACCTCTTCCGCGAGATCACGGTTAGTGGCGGCGAGCACGCGGACATTCACTTGGTGCTCACGATCCGAGCCAACCCGCTGCAAGTGCCCGCTTTGCAGGACGCGCAGTAGTTTGGCTTGTATGGGCAACGGTAGCTCGCCTAGCTCATCGAGAAATAGAGTGCCGCCATCAGCAAGTTCGAACTTGCCGCGTCGTTCACTGACAGCGCCGGAAAACGCGCCGCGGACATGGCCGAACAGCTCACTCTCCACCAGGGTTTCCGGCAAGGCTGCACAGTTGAGGCTGATCAGTGGTGACTGCGCGCGGGCAGACTGAGCATGAATGGCTTGAGCGACCAACTCCTTGCCGACACCGGTTTCTCCGCTAATCAGTACGCTCAGTTCACTGTTGCCGACCAGTGCGATTTCTTCAAGTAAGCGCTTATGCGCGAGGCTCTGGCCAATCATCTCGCGTGGGCGTAGCTGACCGGCAGCCTGTTTATAGGCCTCGGCTAACTGATGTTGATCTTCGGCTCGGCGGGTCAAGGTGTGTATGCGTTCGCTCGCTTTGACTGTAGCGGCGGCGAGGCTGGCGAAAGCCTCGAGGGTATCCAGATCGGCGGGGCCGAAGCGCTCCGGGTTGAGCGCATCAAGGGTCAATACTCCCCAAGGCCGCTCGTCGAGATAGAGCGGGCAACCGAGACAATCATGGACTTCAAGATGGCCATGATGCCCCTCGACTAGGCCGTCGTAAGGGTCGGGTAGCACGCAGTCGGCGGCAAAGTGGGTTGGGCGGGGATTATCCAACAAAGCCTGCAAGCGCGGGTGTTCTGCCACTTTGAAGCGCCGGCCAAGGGTATCTGCACTTAGTCCGTCTACTGCCAGCGGTACTAATTGCTCGCCATCCAACCGCAGCAATGCCGTCGCGTCGCAGGGCAGTAACTCACGCAAGGAGCCGAGCAGACGGCGGTAGCGCTCGCCTTCGGGCAGTTCGCGCGAGAGGTCGGCAACCAAAGGAAGTAGGGTAATAAGCAATGGATTTGTGGTCATTTTGACCCTTGTGGAGTCTGTTTGACTCTGATTGGCTGCTGTCTTTATGACTCTTGTTAAAGTTAAGTCATTGAAAAACATAGGCTTAATATATGGCATGAATACTGATTGTAAGTGTAGAAACCCTAACACGATTCAGGAGAGAACTCATGCTAAGCGCCGCGCAGACTGCTCTGATTAAAGCCACTGTCCCGTTGCTGGAGTCAGGTGGCGAAGCCCTGACCACACATTTCTACAAAATCATGCTGAGCGAATACCCAGAGGTGCGCCCGCTGTTCAACCAGGCTCACCAAGCTAGTGGTGCGCAGTCGCGGGCCTTGGCTAACGCAGTGCTGATGTATGCCAAACACATTGCTCGCTTGGAAGCACTGGGCCCATTAGTCGGTCAAATCGTGAGCAAGCATGTGTCTCTGCAGATATTGCCGGAGCACTACCCGATTGTTGGCGGTTGCCTGTTGCGTGCGATTCGCGAGGTGTTGGGCGCCGAGGTGGCAACCGATGAGGTAATTGATGCTTGGGCCGCGGCTTACCAACAGTTGGCAGGCTTGCTGATCGGCGCGGAGGAGCAAGTCTACGCCGATAATGCCAGCGCCGATGGAGGATGGCGTGGTGCGCGGCAATTCCGTGTGGCACGTAAGGTCGTAGAG from Pseudomonas cavernicola harbors:
- the tnpC gene encoding IS66 family transposase, which codes for MAGHGGPKYALGRQAEVAQAFQVQIVDLKEQIKLLRQRLFGRKSEQSVDSATPQLALFNEAESVAMPVTDETGEEEVVTPATRRGKRKPLPADLPRVEVVHELPEHELTCACGCRKHSIGEEVSEQLEIVPMQIRVIKHIRKVYACRDCEAAPVTADKPAQLIEKSLASPSVLAMLLTTKYVDGLPLHRFEKVLGRHGVDIPRHTLARWVIQCGEHLQPLLNLMRDRLLASPVIHCDETRVQVLKEPDRDPTSQSWMWVQTGGPPDKPVILFDYSTSRAQEVPSRLLEGYRGYLMSDDYAGYNALGAQPGVERLGCWAHARRKFVEAQKVQPKGKTGRADIALNLINQLYSIERDLKEVGDDQRLAGRQQHSLPVLEQLKSWLEKTQPQVTAHNALGKAVNYLASNWSKLERYVEAGHLPIDNNAAERAIRPFVIGRKNWLFSDTPRGATASAQLYSLVETAKANGQEPYTWLRHVLERLPQATSVEHYETLLPWNCTPEMPR
- the queD gene encoding 6-carboxytetrahydropterin synthase QueD, translated to MELFKEFMFEAAHRLPHVPEGHKCGRLHGHSFRVAIYIEGEVDPYTGWIRDFSEIKAIFKPLYEQLDHNYLNDIPGLENPTSEVLSKWIWQQLKPLLPELSRVRIHETCTSGCEYRGD
- the norR gene encoding nitric oxide reductase transcriptional regulator NorR; the protein is MTTNPLLITLLPLVADLSRELPEGERYRRLLGSLRELLPCDATALLRLDGEQLVPLAVDGLSADTLGRRFKVAEHPRLQALLDNPRPTHFAADCVLPDPYDGLVEGHHGHLEVHDCLGCPLYLDERPWGVLTLDALNPERFGPADLDTLEAFASLAAATVKASERIHTLTRRAEDQHQLAEAYKQAAGQLRPREMIGQSLAHKRLLEEIALVGNSELSVLISGETGVGKELVAQAIHAQSARAQSPLISLNCAALPETLVESELFGHVRGAFSGAVSERRGKFELADGGTLFLDELGELPLPIQAKLLRVLQSGHLQRVGSDREHQVNVRVLAATNRDLAEEVRVGRFRADLYHRLSVYPLRVPPLRERGRDVILLAGYFLEENRPRLGLRSLRLAPDALAALVGYQWPGNVRELEHLIGRASLKALAACPERPRILSLHAIDLELPQSIQTSAEVITEQHQTPSQLDTGDLRQALDNYQRLLISDCLARHQGSWAAAARELGLDRANLNRLARRLALK